In Rhodovulum sulfidophilum DSM 1374, the following are encoded in one genomic region:
- a CDS encoding LPS-assembly protein LptD encodes MRALLALALTTALTTASLSLPGRLCAEETARPPATLVADRIGVGDLRQLVADGHVEVLYGDTRLSASRIVYDRDGETLAIDGPITLTTGTETMILADSAELSADMTEGILRSARLVLDQQLQIAAADIQRVAGRYNRLGETVASTCKICRDGEVPLWQIRASRIIQDELEGQIYFDNARLEVAGVPVFYLPRLRIPDPSRKRATGFLTPSTRITDQLGSGIKIPFFIELGPSQDLTLTPYISTSRTRTLELRYRRAFTRGELEINGAVSRDDILENETRHYLFAEGSFELPRDFKLDFDIETVSDRAYLLDYGYSEQDRLESAVAISRARRDELIRAEIGYLETLRDSESNATIPSIVGDVDYRRRFAPALLGGMATLGFSADALHRSSDEATDGPDFDSYGDGMDMARLTIEADWRRDWTLSNGMVLGALGAITLDHYEIGDDTVHGGSQTRLTPGAAVELRWPLIKAAADGSAQVLEPVIQLAWSHEDDDEIPNEDSVLVEFDEGNLFSMSRFAGEDARETGLRLNAGLGWTRYAASGWALGLTVGRIWRAEDSTQFAKGSGLDGSSSDWLTAFKLDFGSEVSLTNRAVFDDAFDLTKNDLRIDWEKDAYDIGSSLLWIEANPSEERLSDRSEWLVDAAYDFHRNWTGKANWRYDFVADEAAKAGVGLEYSNECISVDLSLSRRFTSSTNVNPSTDFDLTVSLAGFGSRGKSGGARRCMRR; translated from the coding sequence ATGCGGGCCCTTCTTGCCCTCGCCCTGACCACGGCCCTGACCACGGCAAGCCTGTCCCTGCCGGGGCGGCTTTGCGCCGAAGAGACTGCCCGCCCGCCCGCGACCCTGGTCGCCGACCGGATCGGGGTGGGCGATCTGCGCCAGCTGGTGGCCGACGGCCATGTCGAGGTGCTTTACGGCGACACGAGACTGTCCGCGTCGCGGATCGTCTATGACCGCGACGGCGAGACGCTGGCCATCGACGGGCCGATCACGCTGACCACCGGGACCGAGACCATGATCCTGGCCGACAGCGCCGAACTGTCGGCCGATATGACAGAGGGTATCCTGCGCTCGGCCCGGCTGGTTCTGGACCAGCAGTTGCAGATCGCGGCCGCCGATATCCAGCGTGTCGCCGGACGCTACAACCGGCTTGGCGAGACCGTCGCCTCGACCTGCAAGATCTGCCGCGACGGCGAGGTGCCGCTCTGGCAGATCCGGGCCAGCCGCATCATCCAGGACGAGCTCGAGGGCCAGATCTATTTCGACAATGCCCGGCTCGAGGTCGCGGGCGTGCCGGTCTTCTATCTGCCGCGCCTGCGCATCCCCGACCCCTCGCGCAAGCGCGCCACCGGTTTCCTGACGCCCTCGACCCGGATCACCGACCAGCTCGGCAGCGGCATCAAGATCCCCTTTTTCATCGAGCTGGGGCCGTCGCAGGACCTGACCCTGACGCCCTATATCTCGACCAGCAGAACCAGGACGCTGGAACTGCGCTATCGCCGCGCCTTCACCCGCGGCGAGCTCGAGATCAACGGCGCGGTCTCGCGCGACGACATTCTCGAGAACGAGACCCGGCATTACCTCTTTGCCGAAGGCAGCTTCGAGCTGCCGCGCGACTTCAAGCTCGACTTCGACATCGAGACGGTGTCGGACCGGGCCTATCTGCTGGATTACGGCTATTCCGAGCAGGACCGGCTGGAAAGCGCGGTCGCGATCAGCCGCGCCCGCCGCGACGAGCTGATCCGGGCCGAGATCGGCTATCTCGAGACGCTGCGCGATTCCGAAAGCAATGCCACCATTCCCTCGATCGTCGGCGATGTCGATTACCGCCGCCGCTTCGCGCCCGCGCTGCTTGGCGGCATGGCCACGCTCGGCTTCTCGGCCGACGCGCTGCACCGAAGCTCGGACGAGGCGACCGACGGGCCCGATTTCGACAGCTATGGCGACGGCATGGACATGGCGCGCCTGACCATCGAGGCCGACTGGCGCCGCGACTGGACCCTGAGCAACGGCATGGTCCTGGGCGCGCTTGGCGCGATCACGCTCGACCATTACGAGATCGGCGATGACACGGTCCATGGCGGCAGCCAGACCCGGCTGACCCCCGGCGCCGCGGTCGAACTGCGCTGGCCGCTGATCAAGGCCGCCGCCGATGGCAGCGCCCAGGTGCTGGAACCGGTGATCCAGCTGGCCTGGAGCCACGAGGACGATGACGAGATCCCGAACGAGGACAGCGTTCTGGTCGAGTTCGACGAGGGCAATCTGTTCTCGATGTCGCGCTTTGCCGGCGAGGATGCGCGCGAGACCGGGCTTCGCCTCAATGCCGGGCTGGGCTGGACCCGCTATGCCGCCAGCGGCTGGGCGCTCGGGCTCACCGTCGGGCGGATCTGGCGGGCCGAGGACAGCACCCAGTTCGCCAAGGGCTCGGGGCTCGACGGCAGCAGCTCGGACTGGCTGACCGCGTTCAAGCTCGATTTCGGCAGCGAGGTCAGCCTGACCAACCGCGCGGTCTTCGACGACGCCTTCGACCTTACCAAGAACGATCTCAGGATCGATTGGGAAAAGGACGCCTACGATATCGGCTCGAGCCTGCTCTGGATCGAGGCCAACCCGTCGGAGGAGCGCCTCTCGGACCGGTCGGAATGGCTGGTCGATGCCGCCTACGACTTTCACCGGAACTGGACCGGCAAGGCCAACTGGCGCTACGACTTCGTCGCCGACGAGGCCGCCAAGGCCGGGGTCGGGCTCGAATACAGCAATGAATGCATCAGCGTGGATCTTTCCCTCTCGCGCCGCTTCACCTCCTCCACTAATGTGAACCCGTCCACCGATTTCGACCTCACGGTCTCTCTGGCCGGGTTCGGGTCGCGTGGAAAGAGCGGCGGCGCGCGGCGGTGCATGCGCCGATGA
- the lptG gene encoding LPS export ABC transporter permease LptG: MTLHFYIARKFTLYLLGILGIFGAIMALIGMVEELRDFDLGQIGVGGALHLALLKVPGDLYTILPMVTVMATVALFLALARSSELVVARASGRSAMRSLVAPVAVALVYGVIAVAIFNPIIAATSREYDSVSSGYKGQEASLLSVSSEGLWLRQGSLSGQTVIRAARADARATRFYDVTFLAFDAEGNPAWRIEAEEARLRPQGWDIRNAKRWNFGDGIDNPEARAVVSPQLVLPSDLTLARIRDSFARPAEVAIWDLPTFISGLERAGFSALPQRVWFQMELAMPAVMVAMVLLGAAFTMRHVRFGRTGTMVMMALGLGLGLFFLRNFAQVLGENGQIPVALAAWSPPIAGILLSLGLLLHLEDG, translated from the coding sequence ATGACGCTGCATTTCTACATCGCGCGCAAGTTCACGCTGTACCTCCTTGGTATCCTTGGCATTTTCGGGGCGATCATGGCCCTGATCGGCATGGTCGAGGAATTGCGCGATTTCGACCTCGGCCAGATCGGGGTCGGTGGCGCGCTGCATCTGGCATTGCTGAAGGTGCCCGGCGATCTCTACACCATCCTGCCAATGGTCACGGTGATGGCCACGGTGGCGCTGTTTCTCGCATTGGCGCGCAGCTCGGAGCTGGTCGTGGCCCGCGCCTCGGGCCGCTCGGCGATGCGCAGCCTGGTCGCTCCGGTCGCGGTGGCGCTGGTCTATGGCGTGATCGCGGTGGCGATCTTCAACCCGATCATCGCCGCCACCTCGCGCGAATATGACAGCGTGTCTTCGGGCTACAAGGGACAGGAGGCCAGCCTGCTCTCGGTCAGTTCCGAAGGGCTCTGGCTGCGTCAGGGCTCGCTTTCCGGCCAGACCGTGATCCGGGCGGCACGGGCCGATGCCCGGGCGACACGGTTCTACGACGTGACCTTCCTGGCCTTCGATGCCGAGGGCAATCCGGCCTGGCGGATCGAGGCCGAGGAGGCCCGGCTTCGGCCCCAGGGCTGGGACATCCGCAATGCCAAGCGCTGGAACTTCGGCGACGGGATCGACAATCCCGAGGCCCGGGCGGTGGTCTCGCCGCAGCTGGTCCTGCCCTCGGACCTGACCCTGGCGCGCATCCGCGACAGCTTTGCCCGCCCGGCGGAGGTCGCGATCTGGGATCTGCCGACCTTCATCTCGGGGCTCGAACGCGCCGGGTTCTCGGCCCTGCCGCAACGGGTCTGGTTCCAGATGGAGCTGGCCATGCCCGCGGTGATGGTGGCGATGGTGCTGCTGGGCGCGGCCTTCACGATGCGCCATGTCCGCTTCGGCCGCACCGGAACGATGGTGATGATGGCGCTGGGCCTCGGTCTGGGGCTGTTCTTCCTGCGCAACTTCGCGCAGGTATTAGGAGAGAATGGCCAGATTCCCGTGGCCCTGGCGGCCTGGAGCCCGCCGATTGCGGGAATTCTGCTGTCGCTCGGATTGCTGCTGCACCTGGAGGACGGTTGA
- a CDS encoding peptidylprolyl isomerase, translated as MIRRVGLAVAAAAILVLTGADDGRAQQGGPFAPRLYVNDTAITNYEFNQRVQFLRLLGNPPRIEKVALDGLIDDRLRMDEAKRLGVSVSDEALQEGMEEFAARGSLDVDQFVALIGQAGVSKESFRDFVKAGLAWREVVRTRYGPRTQVTDAEIDRAVQSAASGSGAAGTQVLLSEIVLRADTPDYRRDAMALARQLSDSIDSAGAFAAAARKYSVSRSRDQGGRMGWMPLSKLPPAIAGQVLALGPGKVSAPIEMDNAIVLFQLRSVREGKAASQKALAVDYAIFTIPGGTLAEAMKVRMQADTCDDLYGVARGLPPERLLRETRPVADLPPDLAQELAKLDDNEVSYGLSTPAAAEVLMLCGRTPDLEDRGGIDREAVRRQLVGQRLAGYADSYLAELKADAIIREP; from the coding sequence ATGATCCGACGCGTTGGCCTGGCGGTTGCGGCCGCGGCGATCCTGGTGCTGACCGGCGCCGATGACGGCAGGGCGCAGCAGGGCGGCCCCTTTGCCCCGCGGCTTTATGTCAATGACACGGCGATCACCAATTACGAATTCAATCAGCGGGTCCAGTTCCTGCGCCTGCTGGGCAACCCGCCCCGGATCGAGAAGGTCGCACTGGACGGTCTGATCGACGACCGGCTGCGGATGGACGAGGCCAAGCGGCTGGGCGTCTCGGTCAGCGACGAGGCGTTGCAGGAGGGCATGGAGGAATTCGCCGCGCGCGGAAGCCTCGATGTCGACCAGTTCGTGGCGCTGATCGGCCAGGCCGGGGTCTCGAAAGAGAGCTTCCGCGATTTCGTCAAGGCCGGTCTGGCCTGGCGCGAGGTGGTGCGGACCCGATACGGACCGCGCACCCAGGTCACCGATGCCGAGATCGACCGCGCGGTGCAATCGGCCGCAAGCGGCAGCGGCGCGGCCGGAACCCAGGTGCTGTTGTCCGAGATCGTGCTGCGCGCGGATACGCCGGATTACCGGCGCGATGCGATGGCGCTGGCGCGCCAGTTGAGCGACTCGATCGACAGTGCCGGCGCCTTTGCCGCTGCGGCCCGCAAATATTCGGTGTCGCGGTCGCGCGATCAGGGCGGGCGCATGGGCTGGATGCCGCTGTCGAAACTGCCGCCCGCGATCGCCGGGCAGGTCCTGGCGCTGGGCCCGGGCAAGGTCTCGGCCCCGATCGAGATGGACAATGCCATCGTGCTGTTCCAGTTGCGCTCGGTGCGCGAGGGCAAGGCCGCCAGCCAGAAGGCGCTTGCCGTCGATTATGCGATCTTCACCATCCCCGGCGGCACGCTGGCCGAGGCGATGAAGGTGCGGATGCAGGCCGATACCTGCGACGACCTTTACGGCGTGGCCCGCGGGCTGCCGCCCGAACGGCTGCTGCGCGAGACCCGGCCGGTGGCAGACCTGCCCCCGGATCTGGCGCAGGAGCTTGCCAAGCTTGACGATAACGAGGTGTCCTACGGGCTCAGCACGCCCGCGGCGGCGGAGGTGCTGATGCTCTGCGGCCGGACCCCGGATCTGGAAGATCGGGGCGGCATCGACCGCGAGGCGGTACGGCGGCAGCTGGTCGGCCAGCGTCTGGCCGGATATGCCGACAGCTATCTTGCCGAGCTGAAGGCCGACGCCATCATCCGCGAGCCATGA